The following are from one region of the Carassius gibelio isolate Cgi1373 ecotype wild population from Czech Republic chromosome A13, carGib1.2-hapl.c, whole genome shotgun sequence genome:
- the LOC128026621 gene encoding serine protease 30-like: MELHSALTVAAITLLYAAGSLCQLEVCGRAPPRDRGVGGENASEGDWPWQVSIHLTGVGHICGGTLITRDWVLSAAHCFLQSYNESDIEMYFGRLSQSDSNPHETNRTASRVISHPDYNDSTYDNDIALIELSFSVDFSEHIRPVCLAAAGSVFTAGTESWVTGWGPLQSEDTQGSDILQELMIPIVSNSDCDDAYGGSITSNMICAGFLNQGGKSICLEDSGGPVVSRNDPLWIQSGISSFTGEKCNDPKFPSVFARVSQYEDWIKSYMGSNPPGFYALCMALNWELDFTQHDMSHGG; this comes from the exons ATGGAGCTCCACAGCGCTCTCACTGTTGCTGCGATCACACTTCTCTACGCTGCAG GTTCCCTCTGCCAGCTCGAAG tgTGTGGTCGAGCCCCCCCCAGGGACAGGGGTGTTGGAGGGGAGAATGCGTCAGAAGGTGATTGGCCGTGGCAGGTCAGCATTCATTTGACCGGCGTGGGTCATATCTGTGGCGGGACTCTCATCACGAGAGACTGGGTGTTATCTGCAGCGCACTGCTTCCTCCAGAG TTATAATGAGTCTGACATTGAGATGTACTTCGGTCGTCTGAGCCAATCCGACTCAAACCCTCACGAGACGAACAGGACAGCGAGTCGAGTCATCAGTCATCCTGACTACAACGATTCCACTTATGACAACGACATAGCACTGATCGAGCTGTCCTTCTCCGTGGACTTCTCTGAGCACATCAGGCCAGTGTGTCTGGCGGCAGCTGGTAGTGTGTTTACTGCGgggacagagagctgggtcacTGGATGGGGACCACTACAATCTGAAG ACACCCAGGGCTCTGATATCCTGCAGGAGCTGATGATACCAATCGTGAGCAACAGTGACTGTGATGATGCTTATGGAGGGAGCATCACAAGCAATATGATTTGTGCTGGATTCTTAAATCAGGGAGGGAAAAGTATATGTCTG GAAGACTCTGGAGGTCCAGTGGTCAGCAGGAACGATCCTCTGTGGATTCAGTCTGGCATTTCAAGTTTTACTGGAGAAAAATGTAACGATCCCAAATTTCCCAGTGTATTTGCCAGAGTTTCTCAGTATGAGGACTGGATCAAGTCTTACATGGGCAGCAACCCACCTGGATTT